One region of Thunnus albacares chromosome 8, fThuAlb1.1, whole genome shotgun sequence genomic DNA includes:
- the hacl1 gene encoding 2-hydroxyacyl-CoA lyase 1: protein MDEVTGAQLIAESLKTQRVEYMFGIVGVPIIEVAMAAQAAGIKYVGMRNEQAACYAASAIGYLTGRPGACLVVSGPGLIHALGGMANANMNCWPVVVIGGSSDQNQETAGAFQEFPQVEACRLYSKFSARPSSLEAIPSVIEKAVRTSIYGRPGACYVDIAGDMVNAKVDRSKVRVVSCCSPPPISLADHSAITEAIAVLKAAKRPLVIIGKGAAYGQAETALKEFVEMSRLPFLPTPMGKGVLPDDHPNCVAAARSRALLQADVVLLLGARLNWILHFGLPPRFDPDVKVIQVDLCAEEMGNNVRPAVALLGDISAIVTQLLECVCKDGWKYPSETEWWSTLKEKAAANAKISRALALQSTLPMNYYTVFHHISQLLPRDCIIVSEGANTMDIGRTMLNNYLPRHRLDAGTFGTMGVGLGFAIAAAAVERSENKGRRIVCVEGDSAFGFSGMEVETMCRYNLPVVIIVVNNNGIYSGVDPETWKEMAKMGDLATIAPPVTLLPEARYDEIMSAFGGQGFLVRTVEELRSALQLSLSDWKRPSLLNVLIDPSSDRKQQEFPWLTRSNL from the exons ATGGACGAAGTGACAGGAGCTCAGCTAATTGCTGAGTCTCTTAAAACTCAG AGAGTGGAGTACATGTTTGGGATAGTTGGTGTCCCTATCATTGAAGTGGCCATGGCTGCTCAGGCTGCAGGGATCAAATATGTGGGAATGCGCAACGAACAAGCG GCATGTTATGCAGCATCTGCCATCGGATACCTCACTGGGAG ACCAGGTGCCTGCTTGGTGGTGTCTGGACCTGGACTCATTCATGCTCTGGGTGGAATGGCCAATGCTAACATGAACTGCTG GCCAGTGGTTGTTATTGGGGGATCCTCAGATCAAAACCAAGAAACAGCAGGAGCCTTTCAGGAGTTTCCTCAG gtgGAAGCATGTCGCCTGTATAGCAAATTCTCTGCTAGACCGAGCAGTCTGGAAGCCATCCCTTCAGTGATAGAGAAG GCTGTTCGCACAAGCATTTATGGACGTCCAGGTGCTTGTTATGTGGACATTGCAGGGGACATGGTCAATGCAAAAGTGGACAGAAGCAAAGTCAG AGTTGTGTCCTGTTGTTCACCTCCTCCTATCAGTTTGGCTGACCACAGTGCAATCACAGAAGCCATCGCTGTCTTAAAAGCAGCTAAAAGACCTCTTGTCATCATTGGCAAAG GAGCAGCCTATGGCCAAGCAGAAACTGCTCTGAAGGAGTTTGTGGAAATGAGCCGCCTGCCGTTTCTGCCCACCCCCATGGGAAAAGGAGTTTTGCCTGATGATCACCCCAACTGTGTGGCTGCTGCCCGCTCACG AGCTCTTCTCCAGGCTGACGTTGTGCTTCTTCTTGGAGCCCGGCTGAACTGGATCCTGCATTTTGGTCTGCCACCTAGATTTGATCCTGATGTCAAGGTCATCCAG GTTGACCTTTGTGCTGAGGAGATGGGGAACAATGTGAGGCCTGCTGTTGCTCTTCTGGGAGACATCAGTGCTATTGTCACTCAG CTCCTGGAGTGTGTCTGTAAAGATGGCTGGAAGTATCCCTCTGAGACAGAGTGGTGGAGCACATTGAAGGAGAAAGCTGCTGCCAATGCGAAAATATCAAGG GCGCTCGCTCTTCAGTCAACACTGCCTATGAACTACTACACAGTGTTTCACCACATCTCCCAGTTGCTGCCACGTGACTGCATCATTGTCAGCGAGGGGGCAAATACTATGGACATAGGACGCACTATGTTGAACAACTACCTACCTCGACACAG GTTGGATGCAGGCACATTTGGAACAATGGGAGTAGGCCTTGGTTTTGCTATAGCAGCAGCCGCTGTGGAGAGGAGCGAGAATAAAGGCAGAAGGATAGTCTGCGTGGAAGGAGACAGTGCATTTGGGTTTTCTGGCATGGAGGTTGAAACCATGTGCAG GTATAATCTACCTGTAGTCATCATTGTGGTCAATAATAATGGTATATACAGCGGAGTGGATCCTGAGACATGGAAAGAAATGGCAAAAATGGGAGATCTGGCCACTAT AGCTCCACCTGTGACCCTCCTACCTGAGGCACGCTATGATGAGATCATGTCTGCGTTTGGAGGTCAAGGGTTTCTGGTGAGGACGGTGGAGGAGCTGCGTAGTGCCTTACAGCTTAGCTTGAGTGACTGGAAGAGACCCAGTCTCCTGAACGTGCTTATCGACCCTTcctcagacagaaaacagcag GAATTTCCATGGCTGACCCGCTCCAACCTTTag
- the colq gene encoding acetylcholinesterase collagenic tail peptide isoform X2: protein MTLLTLGLYLPLWFHYGLAQSSIPDSFIPFPAALRSQEQQRRFNPCCLLSLPPPPLFPPPPSLWRRHTHNEGIYGGRSEPGHEDKGACVQGPPGPAGPIGPQGPPGLPGIEGPKGEKGEIGRPGQKGRTGPPGLPGKQGPAGWPGPSGPKGEKGDSGLMGLPGARGPIGPRGLSGYKGEKGSQGVRGEGGMKGDKGAMGFPGMLGQKGEMGPKGEPGISGNRGPTGRPGKRGKQGMKGDPGSLGPMGPAGPQGPPGHPGPPGSPATGLYMVGTKGARGPPGPPGKCSCGTFSNSQFEDHPSRGSYPKVPAIFVVSNEEELERLHTDNALAFRKDQRSLYFKDIDGWLPIQLTPFQSMENAPDEEGYCGDGIVQITNGEECDDRNRVVTDGCVKCKHAYCGDGYRYEGAEECDGKDFGYQTCNSYLPGSYGHLKCTPYCVIDSTNCKYFT from the exons ATGACTCTTCTAACACTTGGACTGTATCTGCCACTGTGGTTTCATTATGGCCTGGCTCAGTCTTCTATTCCGGACAGCTTTATTCCATTCCCAGCAG CTCTCAGATcccaggagcagcagaggagattcAACCCATGCTGTTTACTGAGTCTGCCTCCACCCCCGCTGTTTCCTCCACCCCCTTCACTTTGGCGCCGCCACACTCAT AATGAAGGCATTTATGGAGGTCGATCAGAGCCGGGCCATGAGGACAAAGGTGCCTGTGTCCAAGGCCCCCCTGGGCCTGCTGGTCCCATTGGACCTCAG GGTCCACCTGGATTGCCTGGTATAGAAGGACCTAAGGGAGAAAAG GGAGAAATCGGAAGACCTGGGCAAAAG GGTCGCACAGGTCCTCCTGGACTTCCTGGGAAGCAGGGACCAGCTGGATGGCCAGGACCAAGTGGGCCCAAA GGTGAGAAAGGTGACTCAGGGCTGATGGGCTTGCCTGGAGCCAGAGGACCAATTGGGCCACGG GGTTTATCTGGATATAAAGGTGAAAAG GGTTCACAAGGTGTTCGTGGTGAGGGTGGCATGAAAGGAGACAAG GGCGCAATGGGTTTCCCAGGAATGCTTGGACAGAAA GGTGAAATGGGTCCAAAAGGAGAACCTGGGATCTCAGGAAACAGAGGACCCACTGGCCGACCAGGGAAGAGAGGCAAACAG gGAATGAAAGGAGACCCGGGCAGTCTAGGTCCTATGGGACCTGCAGGCCCACAGGGACCTCCTGGCCATCCTGGTCCTCCTGGTTCACCTGCCACAG GACTTTACATGGTTGGAACAAAGGGTGCACGTGGTCCACCTGGGCCGCCTGGAAAGTGTAGCTGCGGCACTTTCAGTAATTCTCAATTTGAAGATCATCCCTCCAGAGGAAGCTATCCTAAAGTACCAGCG ATATTCGTGGTGAGCAATGAGGAAGAACTGGAGCGCCTTCACACAGATAACGCTCTTGCATTCCGCAAAGACCAGAGATCTCTCTATTTCAAAGACATTGATGGCTGGCTGCCAATTCAG CTGACTCCGTTCCAGTCCATGGAAAACGCACCAGACGAGGAAGGTTACTGTGGTGATGGGATAGTGCAGATTACTAATGGAGAGGAGTGTGATGACAGAAACAGAGTCGTCACAGACGGCTGTGTCA AGTGTAAACACGCCTACTGTGGAGACGGATATCGCTATGAGGGGGCTGAGGAGTGTGATGGAAAAGACTTTGGATACCAGACATGTAATTCATATCTTCCAGG GTCATATGGTCACCTCAAGTGCACACCATACTGTGTTATTGACTCCACAAACTGCAAGTACTTCACTTGA
- the colq gene encoding acetylcholinesterase collagenic tail peptide isoform X1, translated as MTLLTLGLYLPLWFHYGLAQSSIPDSFIPFPAALRSQEQQRRFNPCCLLSLPPPPLFPPPPSLWRRHTHNEGIYGGRSEPGHEDKGACVQGPPGPAGPIGPQGPPGLPGIEGPKGEKGEIGRPGQKGRTGPPGLPGKQGPAGWPGPSGPKGEKGDSGLMGLPGARGPIGPRGLSGYKGEKGSQGVRGEGGMKGDKGAMGFPGMLGQKGEMGPKGEPGISGNRGPTGRPGKRGKQGMKGDPGSLGPMGPAGPQGPPGHPGPPGSPATGLYMVGTKGARGPPGPPGKCSCGTFSNSQFEDHPSRGSYPKVPAIFVVSNEEELERLHTDNALAFRKDQRSLYFKDIDGWLPIQTFPFQLTPFQSMENAPDEEGYCGDGIVQITNGEECDDRNRVVTDGCVKCKHAYCGDGYRYEGAEECDGKDFGYQTCNSYLPGSYGHLKCTPYCVIDSTNCKYFT; from the exons ATGACTCTTCTAACACTTGGACTGTATCTGCCACTGTGGTTTCATTATGGCCTGGCTCAGTCTTCTATTCCGGACAGCTTTATTCCATTCCCAGCAG CTCTCAGATcccaggagcagcagaggagattcAACCCATGCTGTTTACTGAGTCTGCCTCCACCCCCGCTGTTTCCTCCACCCCCTTCACTTTGGCGCCGCCACACTCAT AATGAAGGCATTTATGGAGGTCGATCAGAGCCGGGCCATGAGGACAAAGGTGCCTGTGTCCAAGGCCCCCCTGGGCCTGCTGGTCCCATTGGACCTCAG GGTCCACCTGGATTGCCTGGTATAGAAGGACCTAAGGGAGAAAAG GGAGAAATCGGAAGACCTGGGCAAAAG GGTCGCACAGGTCCTCCTGGACTTCCTGGGAAGCAGGGACCAGCTGGATGGCCAGGACCAAGTGGGCCCAAA GGTGAGAAAGGTGACTCAGGGCTGATGGGCTTGCCTGGAGCCAGAGGACCAATTGGGCCACGG GGTTTATCTGGATATAAAGGTGAAAAG GGTTCACAAGGTGTTCGTGGTGAGGGTGGCATGAAAGGAGACAAG GGCGCAATGGGTTTCCCAGGAATGCTTGGACAGAAA GGTGAAATGGGTCCAAAAGGAGAACCTGGGATCTCAGGAAACAGAGGACCCACTGGCCGACCAGGGAAGAGAGGCAAACAG gGAATGAAAGGAGACCCGGGCAGTCTAGGTCCTATGGGACCTGCAGGCCCACAGGGACCTCCTGGCCATCCTGGTCCTCCTGGTTCACCTGCCACAG GACTTTACATGGTTGGAACAAAGGGTGCACGTGGTCCACCTGGGCCGCCTGGAAAGTGTAGCTGCGGCACTTTCAGTAATTCTCAATTTGAAGATCATCCCTCCAGAGGAAGCTATCCTAAAGTACCAGCG ATATTCGTGGTGAGCAATGAGGAAGAACTGGAGCGCCTTCACACAGATAACGCTCTTGCATTCCGCAAAGACCAGAGATCTCTCTATTTCAAAGACATTGATGGCTGGCTGCCAATTCAG ACTTTTCCATTCCAGCTGACTCCGTTCCAGTCCATGGAAAACGCACCAGACGAGGAAGGTTACTGTGGTGATGGGATAGTGCAGATTACTAATGGAGAGGAGTGTGATGACAGAAACAGAGTCGTCACAGACGGCTGTGTCA AGTGTAAACACGCCTACTGTGGAGACGGATATCGCTATGAGGGGGCTGAGGAGTGTGATGGAAAAGACTTTGGATACCAGACATGTAATTCATATCTTCCAGG GTCATATGGTCACCTCAAGTGCACACCATACTGTGTTATTGACTCCACAAACTGCAAGTACTTCACTTGA